From one Ursus arctos isolate Adak ecotype North America unplaced genomic scaffold, UrsArc2.0 scaffold_1, whole genome shotgun sequence genomic stretch:
- the PHOSPHO2 gene encoding pyridoxal phosphate phosphatase PHOSPHO2, with protein MKILLVFDFDNTIIDDNSDTWIVQCAPEKKLPIELQHSYKKGFWTEFMGRVFKYLGDEGVREDEMKRAVTSMPFTLGMVELLNFIRKNKDKFDCIIISDSNSVFIDWVLEATSFHDVFDKVFTNPAAFDSNGHLTVENYHAHSCNRCPKNLCKNAVLVEFVDKQLKQGVNYTRIVYIGDGGNDVCPVTFLKKNDVAMPRKGYTLQKTLSRMSQNLEPMESSVIVWSSGVEIISHLQFLIKE; from the coding sequence ATGAAAATTTTGCTCGTTTTTGACTTTGACAATACAATCATAGATGATAATAGTGACACCTGGATTGTACAGTGTGCTCCAGAGAAAAAACTTCCTATTGAACTACAGCATTCTTATAAAAAAGGATTTTGGACAGAATTTATGGGCAGAGTCTTTAAGTATTTGGGAGATGAAGGTGTaagagaagatgaaatgaaaagagCAGTGACATCAATGCCTTTCACTCTAGGCATGGTAGAACTTTTGaactttataagaaaaaacaaggaTAAATTTGACTGCATCATTATTTCAGATTCAAATTCAGTCTTCATAGACTGGGTGTTAGAAGCTACCAGTTTTCATGATGTGTTTGATAAAGTGTTTACAAATCCAGCAGCTTTTGATAGCAATGGTCATCTCACTGTGGAAAATTATCATGCTCATTCTTGCAACAGATGCCCCAAAAATCTCTGCAAAAATGCAGTTTTGGTAGAATTTGTAGATAAACAGTTAAAACAGGGAGTAAATTATACACGAATTGTTTATATAGGTGATGGTGGAAATGATGTCTGTCcagtaacttttttaaagaagaatgatgTTGCCATGCCACGGAAAGGATATACTTTACAGAAAACTCTTTCCAGAATGTCTCAAAATCTTGAACCTATGGAATCTTCTGTTATAGTTTGGTCTTCAGGTgtagaaataatttctcatttaCAATTTCTAATAAAGGAGTAA